The Verrucomicrobiota bacterium genome has a window encoding:
- a CDS encoding helix-turn-helix domain-containing protein encodes MSHKKLKTNEWFHQDGFPIAVERREPQAPFGMHAHEFSELVLITSGSGWHVTTKESWPLSAGDVFVISGSRPHTYERMDRLCLVNVLFQPDKLNLALFDLPTLAGYHALFTLEPAWRRRHQFKSRLHLSPPELRTVLGYLEQLETELKHRAPGFAFLSMANFMQIIGYLSRCYHRAWNPDSRALLRIAEAISHLETHYREPIELPLLAATAHMSRRSFMRAFQAATGNSPIAYLIQLRINRAANLLRQTDEPVTEIAFQVGFNDSNYFTRQFRSQMGVSPRVYRQQQPAK; translated from the coding sequence ATGAGCCATAAGAAGCTAAAGACCAATGAGTGGTTCCACCAGGACGGTTTCCCGATCGCCGTCGAGCGGCGGGAACCTCAGGCGCCGTTCGGCATGCACGCCCATGAGTTTTCGGAGCTGGTCCTCATCACCAGCGGCAGCGGATGGCACGTGACCACCAAGGAATCCTGGCCGCTGAGCGCCGGGGACGTGTTTGTCATTAGCGGGTCACGGCCGCACACGTACGAGCGGATGGATCGTCTTTGTCTGGTCAATGTCTTGTTCCAGCCCGATAAGCTGAACCTGGCGCTCTTTGATCTTCCAACGCTGGCGGGGTATCATGCGTTGTTCACCTTGGAACCGGCGTGGCGTCGCCGTCACCAGTTTAAAAGCCGGTTGCACCTTTCCCCGCCGGAATTGCGCACCGTGCTGGGCTATCTGGAACAACTCGAAACGGAATTAAAGCACCGTGCACCGGGATTTGCCTTTCTATCCATGGCCAACTTCATGCAGATCATCGGGTATTTATCCCGCTGCTATCACCGGGCCTGGAATCCGGATTCGCGGGCATTGTTGCGCATCGCCGAGGCCATCTCTCATCTGGAAACGCACTACCGGGAACCCATTGAGCTGCCGCTTTTGGCCGCTACCGCGCACATGTCCCGCCGGAGTTTCATGCGGGCCTTTCAGGCAGCGACCGGAAACTCCCCCATTGCGTACCTGATCCAACTGCGGATCAATCGGGCGGCGAATCTGTTGCGCCAAACCGATGAACCGGTCACCGAGATTGCCTTCCAGGTGGGGTTCAACGACAGCAACTACTTCACCCGCCAATTCCGCAGCCAGATGGGCGTCTCACCCAGAGTGTACCGCCAGCAACAACCGGCGAAATGA